In Hwangdonia lutea, a single window of DNA contains:
- the mrdA gene encoding penicillin-binding protein 2, translating to MRQLLLFISVIFVGFVFIARLFYLQVYTSNTHNLFEDNAIRKVYDYPKRGFVYDRNGRLLVANQPSYDVMVIPREVEPLDTLEFCNLLKIDKAQFIKTYNKAYRYSPRLPSVFLSHLSKEDYAVLQEKMRKFDGFYIQKRSLRKYETTIGANVLGDIGEVNTRDIKRDPYYRMGDLIGKQGVEASYEDILRGVKGIKFIQKDRFNRNIGPYKDGAFDTIPEQGKDITITIDAKLQEYGELLMQNKRGGVIAIEPSTGEILAMVAAPTYNPNDLVGRQRSKNFTKLYNDSIAKPLFNRSLQGVYEPGSPFKLMNALIGLQEDVLTPNETVTCYAGYRYGNRFMKCHCYIGKRNNMISGIQESCNAYFATAYRRILDKTGSASKGIDVWSNHAKSFGLGNFLGYDLKVGQKGRIPDRDYYKRVYPRTFYSTYTISNAIGQGEVATTPIQLANMTAAIANRGYYYTPHIIKSIKGDTLPNKFTTRKYTSIDKQHFEPVIEGMHQVYKNGTAKWIQVKDIDICGKTGTVENFAIIDSVKTQLTDHSIFVAFAPKDNPKIAIAVFVENGYWGSRFAGKIASLMIEKHIKGEITRTDLEDWLLKHSLEDEYAKPYSGEPFKINGQTTLQLVDDKEYYRLKRHLNTISKGTD from the coding sequence ATGAGACAACTTTTATTATTCATATCGGTAATTTTTGTTGGTTTTGTGTTTATCGCAAGGCTTTTCTACTTGCAGGTATATACTTCAAATACACATAATTTATTTGAGGACAATGCCATTAGAAAAGTTTACGATTACCCAAAGCGCGGTTTTGTTTACGACAGAAACGGACGCCTTTTAGTGGCCAATCAACCCTCTTACGATGTGATGGTGATTCCGCGCGAAGTAGAACCTTTAGACACGCTTGAGTTTTGTAATTTGTTAAAAATTGATAAAGCACAATTTATAAAAACATATAATAAAGCCTATCGTTATTCGCCCCGATTACCATCGGTTTTCCTTTCGCATTTATCAAAAGAAGACTATGCCGTTTTACAGGAAAAAATGCGAAAATTTGATGGCTTTTACATTCAAAAGCGATCGCTCAGAAAATACGAAACCACAATTGGAGCCAATGTTTTAGGCGATATTGGCGAAGTTAACACCAGGGATATTAAAAGGGACCCGTATTACAGAATGGGCGATTTAATTGGCAAACAAGGCGTTGAAGCTTCATACGAAGACATATTGAGAGGTGTAAAAGGCATAAAATTTATTCAAAAAGACCGATTCAACAGAAATATTGGCCCATATAAAGATGGAGCCTTTGATACCATTCCAGAGCAAGGTAAAGACATAACCATTACCATTGATGCCAAATTACAGGAATACGGTGAATTGCTAATGCAAAATAAGCGCGGTGGTGTTATCGCCATAGAACCCTCAACGGGCGAAATATTGGCTATGGTGGCTGCCCCAACTTACAATCCTAACGATTTAGTTGGTAGGCAACGCTCTAAAAACTTCACTAAACTTTATAACGACTCAATTGCAAAACCACTTTTTAACAGAAGTCTACAAGGAGTTTATGAGCCTGGGTCGCCGTTTAAACTCATGAATGCTTTAATTGGCCTGCAAGAGGACGTTTTAACACCCAACGAAACCGTAACCTGCTATGCAGGCTACAGATACGGCAATAGGTTTATGAAATGCCATTGCTACATTGGTAAACGCAATAATATGATTAGCGGAATTCAAGAATCTTGCAACGCATATTTTGCCACAGCATACAGAAGAATTTTAGATAAAACGGGTAGTGCTTCAAAAGGCATTGACGTATGGAGCAATCATGCCAAAAGTTTTGGTTTGGGCAACTTTTTGGGCTACGATTTAAAGGTGGGACAAAAAGGAAGAATCCCCGATAGAGACTATTACAAAAGAGTATACCCTAGAACGTTTTATTCAACATACACCATCTCTAATGCCATTGGTCAGGGCGAAGTGGCCACAACACCCATTCAACTGGCAAATATGACGGCCGCAATCGCCAACAGAGGGTATTATTACACGCCACATATCATTAAATCCATTAAAGGCGATACGCTACCCAATAAATTTACGACCCGAAAATATACAAGTATTGACAAACAGCATTTTGAGCCCGTAATTGAAGGCATGCACCAAGTGTATAAAAACGGTACCGCAAAATGGATTCAAGTTAAAGACATTGATATTTGCGGAAAAACAGGAACGGTTGAAAATTTTGCTATTATCGATAGTGTTAAAACGCAATTAACCGATCATTCTATTTTTGTAGCCTTTGCACCCAAAGACAATCCAAAAATAGCAATTGCCGTTTTTGTTGAAAATGGGTATTGGGGAAGCCGCTTTGCTGGAAAAATTGCCAGTTTAATGATTGAAAAGCATATTAAAGGCGAAATTACCAGAACCGATTTAGAAGATTGGCTCTTAAAACACAGTTTGGAAGACGAATACGCCAAACCTTATTCTGGAGAGCCTTTTAAAATTAACGGACAAACCACATTACAACTTGTTGACGACAAGGAATATTACCGTTTAAAGAGGCATTTAAACACTATTAGCAAAGGCACAGATTAA
- the rodA gene encoding rod shape-determining protein RodA, which yields MVRDTNKHFKFDWITIILFLLLVGFGYLNILSASHSGNTIDYFDFSQPYGKQLIFIFLTFGLIVLLLAIDAKFYERFSSIIYIISMLSLLGLFIFGKNVNGATSWYAIGGMTIQPSEFAKMATALAIAKHVSDLNTNINTLKDQLKALIIIAIPAILVLLQNDTGSTIVYGAFFFVLYREGLPKYYLAIGISIIIVSILSLKFGAIITSTIALILLVGFHFLRKKKLRIYQSILILIVTIAVSFGIKFFYQNILKPHQQDRISLWLRLEKDPDKLEEMKKTFAYNLNESEKAISSGGLTGRGFMEGTRTTGKFVPEQHTDYIFSTVGEEWGFLGTTFVVVLFVLLIIRILHLAERQKTQFSRVYGYGVASIIFIHFLINIGMVMGLIPTIGIPLPMFSYGGSGLWAFTILLFIFIKLDSNKINEW from the coding sequence ATGGTAAGGGACACGAATAAACATTTTAAGTTCGATTGGATTACCATTATTCTTTTCTTATTATTAGTGGGCTTTGGTTATCTGAATATTTTGTCGGCTTCGCATTCGGGAAACACCATCGACTATTTCGATTTCTCACAGCCTTACGGCAAACAACTCATTTTTATATTTCTAACTTTTGGGTTAATCGTGCTTTTATTGGCTATTGATGCCAAATTTTACGAACGCTTTTCCAGTATTATTTATATTATTTCGATGCTGTCTTTACTCGGGCTTTTCATTTTTGGAAAAAACGTTAATGGTGCCACATCGTGGTACGCCATTGGAGGCATGACCATACAACCCAGCGAGTTTGCAAAAATGGCAACCGCCCTCGCAATAGCAAAGCATGTTAGCGATTTAAACACCAATATCAATACGCTAAAAGATCAGTTAAAAGCGCTTATTATTATTGCCATTCCAGCCATTTTAGTGCTCTTACAAAACGATACGGGTAGCACGATTGTTTACGGTGCCTTCTTTTTTGTTTTGTACCGAGAAGGACTTCCCAAATATTATTTAGCCATAGGTATTTCAATAATTATAGTCTCCATTTTATCATTAAAGTTTGGTGCTATAATTACCTCAACAATAGCGCTAATATTGCTTGTGGGTTTTCATTTTTTAAGAAAAAAGAAACTACGTATATATCAATCTATACTTATTTTAATCGTAACTATTGCGGTTTCCTTTGGAATAAAATTCTTTTACCAAAATATCTTAAAACCTCACCAACAAGACCGTATAAGTCTTTGGCTTCGCTTGGAAAAAGACCCTGACAAATTAGAGGAAATGAAGAAAACGTTTGCCTATAATTTGAATGAATCTGAAAAAGCCATAAGCTCTGGCGGATTAACAGGAAGAGGTTTTATGGAAGGCACTCGAACCACAGGAAAATTTGTACCAGAACAACATACCGATTATATTTTTAGTACCGTGGGCGAAGAGTGGGGCTTTTTAGGAACCACCTTTGTAGTTGTTCTTTTTGTGCTGCTTATTATACGTATTCTACATTTAGCCGAACGCCAAAAAACACAGTTTAGTAGAGTGTATGGTTACGGTGTTGCATCCATAATTTTTATACATTTTCTTATTAATATTGGTATGGTAATGGGCTTAATTCCAACCATTGGTATTCCTCTGCCTATGTTTAGTTACGGTGGTTCCGGACTTTGGGCCTTCACCATTTTACTGTTTATTTTCATCAAACTGGACTCTAATAAAATCAATGAATGGTAG
- the gldC gene encoding gliding motility protein GldC yields MAKNHTSKIELKVELDENRIPESLQWTAEDGGITNQEAKAMMLSVWDAESQETLRIDLWTKDMPVDEMKVFFHQTLVTMSDTFNRATQDEKMTATMKDFCDYFAEKLELKK; encoded by the coding sequence ATGGCAAAAAATCATACCTCTAAAATAGAACTGAAGGTTGAATTGGATGAAAACAGAATTCCAGAAAGCTTACAATGGACCGCTGAAGATGGCGGCATTACAAACCAAGAAGCCAAAGCGATGATGCTTTCGGTTTGGGATGCCGAAAGCCAAGAAACACTGCGCATTGATTTATGGACCAAAGATATGCCCGTAGATGAAATGAAAGTGTTTTTTCATCAAACATTAGTAACTATGAGCGATACCTTTAATAGAGCGACACAAGATGAAAAAATGACAGCAACCATGAAAGATTTCTGTGATTATTTCGCAGAAAAATTAGAGCTGAAAAAGTAG
- the gldB gene encoding gliding motility lipoprotein GldB translates to MKNAILLFSIVLLTISCKKDNTLQKNIAKINTDIKIERFDRLFAEANSKDLPKLKQAYPFMFSEKYSDSFWIAKKADTLQIQLFNEVDKTFTDFNDVETEIESLFNHLKYYFPEFNPPRIITVTNDVDYRHRVIVTDTIALIALDNYLGSDHEFYGSIPKYLRAHFVKEQLVVDLADAYAKKYIHQTQKRTLLDEMIYAGKLLYFKDKVIPFKTEAERMGYSPEQLRWAIANESYIWRYFVERELLFSTDSKLPSRFINPAPFTKFYLEEIDADSPGRLGQFIGWQIVRAYMQQNDVALKDMLIKSTEDIFNNTKFKPRK, encoded by the coding sequence ATGAAAAATGCAATCTTGTTATTTAGTATTGTTTTGTTAACCATTTCTTGTAAAAAAGACAATACGTTACAAAAAAACATAGCTAAAATAAACACAGATATTAAAATTGAACGTTTTGATAGGCTGTTTGCCGAGGCCAATTCAAAAGATTTACCAAAGCTAAAACAAGCATACCCTTTTATGTTTTCTGAAAAATATTCAGATTCATTTTGGATTGCCAAAAAAGCCGATACTTTACAAATTCAATTGTTTAACGAGGTTGATAAAACATTCACTGACTTTAACGACGTAGAAACTGAAATCGAATCGCTGTTCAATCATCTAAAATACTATTTTCCGGAGTTCAATCCGCCCAGAATTATTACGGTAACCAACGATGTAGATTACAGACACAGGGTAATTGTTACCGATACCATTGCTTTAATTGCTTTGGATAATTATTTGGGAAGCGACCACGAGTTTTACGGTAGCATTCCTAAATACCTTAGAGCTCATTTTGTTAAAGAACAGCTGGTTGTGGATTTGGCTGATGCCTACGCGAAGAAATATATCCATCAAACGCAAAAAAGAACCTTGCTAGACGAAATGATTTATGCTGGTAAACTGCTGTATTTTAAAGATAAGGTTATTCCTTTTAAAACGGAAGCGGAACGTATGGGGTATTCGCCCGAGCAGTTACGTTGGGCTATTGCCAACGAGAGTTATATTTGGCGCTATTTTGTGGAGCGCGAATTATTGTTTAGCACCGACTCAAAATTACCAAGCCGATTTATAAACCCTGCACCTTTTACCAAATTTTATTTAGAAGAAATCGATGCCGATTCACCGGGGCGATTAGGGCAATTTATAGGTTGGCAGATTGTGCGCGCATACATGCAGCAAAACGATGTAGCTTTAAAGGACATGCTTATAAAATCTACTGAAGACATATTTAATAACACCAAATTTAAACCACGTAAATAA
- the nadE gene encoding NAD(+) synthase, giving the protein MQTEKVVNHIVNWLKDYATNAGVNGFVIGISGGIDSAVTSTLCAKTGLNVLCVEMPIHQAESHVTRAQEHIALLKQRFDNVDDTRTNLTPVFETFKTEVFFDGDQATIDMALANTRARLRMTTLYYYAGLYKLLVAGTGNKVEDFGVGFYTKYGDGGVDLSPIADLLKSEVYALGEFLEVPESIMKAAPSDGLFGDARSDEDQIGASYPELEWAMKMDNLGKKETDFSGREQEVFKIYKRFNAANKHKMIAIPICEIPINLK; this is encoded by the coding sequence ATGCAAACAGAAAAAGTGGTAAATCACATTGTTAATTGGCTAAAAGATTACGCGACAAATGCGGGTGTAAACGGATTTGTAATTGGTATTTCGGGCGGTATCGATTCTGCGGTAACCTCAACTTTATGTGCCAAAACAGGTTTAAACGTACTGTGTGTTGAAATGCCCATACACCAAGCCGAAAGCCATGTGACCAGAGCCCAAGAACATATTGCGCTATTAAAACAACGATTTGATAATGTTGACGACACACGCACCAATTTAACACCTGTTTTTGAAACCTTTAAAACCGAAGTGTTTTTTGATGGAGACCAAGCCACCATTGATATGGCTTTGGCAAATACCCGAGCGCGCTTGCGCATGACCACCCTTTACTATTACGCAGGACTTTACAAATTATTAGTGGCCGGAACCGGAAATAAAGTTGAAGATTTTGGCGTTGGTTTTTACACCAAATACGGCGATGGTGGCGTAGATTTAAGCCCTATTGCAGATTTATTAAAGTCTGAAGTTTACGCATTAGGTGAGTTTTTAGAGGTTCCGGAATCTATTATGAAAGCGGCGCCGAGTGATGGTTTATTTGGCGATGCCCGCAGTGATGAAGACCAGATTGGAGCCTCGTACCCAGAACTTGAATGGGCCATGAAAATGGATAATTTGGGTAAAAAAGAAACTGATTTTTCTGGTAGGGAACAAGAGGTTTTTAAAATCTACAAGCGTTTTAACGCGGCTAATAAACACAAAATGATTGCAATACCTATTTGTGAAATTCCCATAAATTTGAAATAA
- a CDS encoding response regulator transcription factor, with protein sequence MIKLLIADNHPIIRKGLEHLFSASSDIKIVGSVNDGDDILDFVKNNDVDIILTEVDFPKLNGLTVLRYLKKDYPNVKTLIFSGQPEEVYGINAIKAGASGFISKSVNIITINEAILKVHEGGIYLSDALTQQLAFGAKSNKSGSFYKKLSTRESEVLKLLTIGRKNKEISKELNINEKTVSTYKARLMRKLKVTNLVDLVNQAKLSAEL encoded by the coding sequence ATGATAAAATTACTAATAGCAGACAATCATCCAATTATCAGAAAGGGTCTAGAACATCTATTTTCGGCATCTTCAGACATTAAAATTGTGGGAAGTGTTAACGATGGCGATGATATTTTAGACTTTGTAAAAAACAATGACGTAGACATTATTTTAACAGAAGTAGATTTCCCAAAACTTAACGGTTTAACCGTTTTGCGTTATTTAAAGAAAGATTATCCTAACGTAAAAACCCTTATTTTTAGTGGCCAGCCCGAAGAGGTATATGGCATAAACGCCATTAAAGCGGGGGCTTCAGGATTCATTTCTAAATCAGTTAACATCATTACCATTAACGAGGCCATTTTAAAGGTTCACGAAGGTGGTATTTATTTAAGTGATGCCTTAACGCAACAATTAGCTTTTGGTGCTAAAAGCAACAAATCGGGATCTTTTTACAAAAAACTATCAACGCGCGAGTCAGAAGTTTTAAAGCTTCTTACTATTGGTAGAAAAAACAAAGAGATTTCTAAAGAGCTAAACATTAACGAGAAAACCGTAAGTACGTACAAAGCGCGCTTAATGAGAAAACTAAAGGTAACCAATTTAGTGGATCTTGTTAATCAAGCTAAACTTTCAGCAGAGCTATAA
- the dnaG gene encoding DNA primase has translation MISASSIDQVFETARVEEVIGDFVQLKKAGSNFKGLSPFSDERSPSFMVSPVKQIWKDFSSGKGGNVVAFLMEHEHFTYPEAIRYLAKKYNIEIEETVQSDEQKQAANERESLYLVSEYASKYFQNILHKTDQGKSIGLSYFKERGFTEETIKTFDLGYALDEWQAFTDEALKQGYNIDYLEKTGLTIVKGEKRFDRFKGRVLFPIKSMSGRVLGFGGRILINDKKAAKYLNSPESDIYHKSKVLYGIYHAKQSIAKEDNCYLVEGYTDVIQFHQTGIKNVVSSSGTALTSDQIRIINRLTKNITVLFDSDAAGMRASLRGIDLILEQGMNVKVCAFPDGEDPDSFAKKNSLEELALYLDENSKDFIQFKASVLFEESKNDPIKKAETVRDIVNSISKIPDRIKKEIYVQECARIMDISETVLFSTLAQINKKEFQEEAKKQKNEQKAFDVIKHEQPVKKVDVQYVLERKIIEVLLLYGNKTEDFEDLVLKENDKNELILEPVIQRAKVFEKVFLDLQDDEMQFSNPQFKTLYYTIIDRLNQTEDFELKTFINSVDQDMANEITTILMDDERYALDDWNRMNIFPKEKTTSVAQLVSETILSLRCFLIDQKVKEFQQETLHNKIDSNRNILEEVKDYSSLKMLLSRKLNRVL, from the coding sequence TTGATATCAGCATCGTCCATAGACCAAGTATTCGAAACCGCCCGTGTAGAAGAGGTTATTGGTGATTTTGTTCAGTTAAAAAAAGCAGGCAGTAACTTTAAGGGTTTAAGTCCGTTTTCCGATGAGCGCTCACCAAGTTTTATGGTATCGCCCGTAAAGCAAATTTGGAAGGATTTTTCCAGTGGAAAAGGGGGTAATGTCGTGGCGTTTTTAATGGAACACGAGCATTTTACTTATCCCGAGGCCATTAGGTATTTGGCTAAAAAATACAATATTGAAATTGAAGAAACCGTGCAGTCCGACGAGCAAAAACAAGCCGCTAACGAAAGGGAAAGTTTGTATTTGGTAAGCGAGTATGCGAGTAAATATTTTCAAAATATATTGCATAAAACCGATCAGGGAAAATCGATAGGATTAAGCTATTTTAAAGAGCGCGGATTTACTGAAGAAACCATTAAAACGTTTGATTTAGGATATGCGCTCGACGAGTGGCAAGCTTTTACAGATGAGGCCTTAAAACAAGGTTATAACATCGATTATCTTGAAAAAACAGGGCTCACCATTGTTAAGGGCGAAAAGCGTTTCGACAGGTTTAAGGGGCGTGTTTTATTCCCCATAAAAAGTATGAGCGGTCGTGTATTGGGATTCGGCGGGCGTATATTGATCAACGATAAAAAAGCCGCTAAATACTTAAATTCCCCAGAGAGCGATATTTATCATAAAAGTAAAGTGCTGTACGGTATTTACCATGCCAAACAAAGCATTGCCAAAGAGGATAATTGTTATTTAGTTGAAGGTTATACCGATGTTATTCAGTTTCACCAAACGGGTATAAAAAACGTGGTGTCTTCGTCTGGAACGGCGCTAACCTCAGATCAAATCAGGATTATAAATAGGTTAACCAAAAACATTACGGTATTGTTTGATAGCGATGCGGCAGGTATGCGCGCTTCACTTCGCGGTATCGATTTAATTTTGGAACAGGGGATGAATGTAAAAGTATGTGCATTTCCCGATGGCGAAGACCCCGATAGCTTTGCCAAAAAGAATTCTCTTGAAGAGCTTGCGCTGTATTTAGATGAAAACTCTAAAGACTTTATTCAGTTTAAAGCTTCGGTTTTGTTTGAAGAATCTAAAAACGATCCTATAAAAAAAGCCGAAACGGTTAGGGATATTGTTAATAGTATTTCTAAAATTCCCGATCGTATTAAAAAAGAAATCTACGTTCAAGAATGTGCCAGAATTATGGACATTAGCGAAACCGTTTTGTTTAGTACCTTGGCACAAATCAATAAAAAGGAATTTCAAGAAGAAGCTAAAAAACAAAAAAATGAACAAAAAGCTTTTGATGTCATAAAGCACGAGCAGCCCGTAAAAAAGGTTGACGTGCAGTATGTTTTAGAACGAAAAATAATTGAGGTATTATTACTTTATGGAAACAAAACCGAAGATTTTGAAGATTTGGTTTTAAAGGAAAATGATAAAAACGAACTTATTTTAGAACCCGTAATACAACGGGCCAAAGTTTTCGAAAAAGTGTTTTTAGATTTACAAGATGATGAAATGCAATTTTCGAACCCACAATTTAAGACATTGTATTATACCATTATTGATAGGCTTAACCAAACTGAGGATTTTGAGTTAAAAACTTTTATCAATTCGGTAGACCAAGATATGGCAAACGAAATTACCACCATTTTAATGGACGACGAACGTTATGCTTTGGACGATTGGAATAGGATGAATATTTTTCCAAAAGAAAAAACCACTAGTGTGGCGCAACTGGTTAGCGAAACCATTTTAAGTTTACGCTGTTTTTTAATTGACCAGAAAGTAAAAGAATTTCAGCAAGAAACCTTGCATAACAAAATAGACTCGAACAGAAATATACTTGAAGAAGTAAAAGACTATTCGAGTCTAAAAATGTTATTGTCCAGAAAGCTTAATCGCGTATTATAG
- a CDS encoding RNA polymerase sigma factor: MKVIQLHNPDCNRDESELIKKAIKNNREAQQVLFNGHAPRMLSVCRYYIKDMQHAEEAMLNGFFKVFLNLKKFKNQGSFEGWIRRIMIRESISFLRQKKKLEFPVDVIEYESNSANNIESNIEVAQIQQLIDALPDGYKVVFIMYAIEGYKHYEIANILNISEGTSKSQLFKARKLLQEKLKELNKKTSYGSK, translated from the coding sequence TTGAAAGTCATTCAACTCCATAATCCCGATTGCAATAGGGACGAATCTGAGCTAATTAAAAAAGCGATTAAAAATAATCGTGAGGCACAACAGGTGTTGTTCAATGGGCATGCTCCAAGAATGTTAAGCGTTTGCAGATATTATATAAAAGATATGCAGCATGCAGAAGAAGCGATGCTTAATGGATTTTTTAAAGTGTTTTTGAATTTAAAAAAGTTTAAAAACCAAGGCAGTTTTGAAGGATGGATACGACGGATTATGATTCGAGAATCGATTTCTTTTTTACGGCAGAAAAAAAAATTAGAGTTTCCAGTCGACGTTATTGAATATGAAAGCAATTCCGCCAACAACATCGAATCTAATATTGAAGTTGCTCAAATACAGCAGCTTATAGACGCGCTTCCCGATGGCTATAAAGTGGTGTTTATTATGTATGCTATTGAAGGTTACAAGCACTACGAGATTGCCAATATACTAAACATTAGCGAAGGCACATCAAAATCGCAGTTGTTTAAAGCACGAAAATTGCTTCAAGAAAAATTAAAAGAATTAAATAAAAAAACAAGCTATGGCAGCAAATAG
- a CDS encoding glutamine synthetase III translates to MSTLRFHAIKKSLSAKPVTVEEKERRSAIFGKHVFNEDSMRQYLTKDAFAGVMNAIRYGKKIDRAIADQVSSSMKDWALSKGVTHYTHWFQPLTGTTAEKHDAFFETIGDGMAIEKFGGSQLVQQEPDASSFPSGGIRNTFEARGYTAWDPTSPAFIYGTTLCIPTIFVAYTGEALDYKTPLLRALQAVDSAATAVCKYFDKNVKKVTSSLGWEQEYFLIDKTLAATRPDIALTGRTLLGHSAAKGQQLDDHYFGSIPSRALSYMRELETECMLLGIPVKTRHNEVAPNQFELAPIFEEANLAVDHNSLLMDIMGRVASRHNFKVLFHEKPFAGINGSGKHNNWSLSTDTGVNLLAPGKTPMSNLQFLTFFINTIKAVNKHEALLRATISSASNDHRLGANEAPPAIISVFIGEQLTKVLEELEGVTKGKLSPQEKTELKLNVVGKIPDVLLDNTDRNRTSPFAFTGNKFEFRAVGSTANCGDPMTVLNTIVAKQLKDFKMEVDKLIDEKGLKKDEAIFNVLREYIKASKRILFEGNGYGEAWEKEAKKRGLSNNKTTPEALKAKISKDSMALFEEMQVMSNIETQARYEIEIEAYIMHVQIEGRVLGDIARNHIVPTAVRYQNTLIENVKGLKEIFDDKFKEVSKEQLNLIEQISNHIENINANVTKMINERKKANAIEDVEKKAQAYCFKVKPLFEDIRYHCDKLELLVDDEIWPLTKYRELLFTR, encoded by the coding sequence ATGTCAACTTTAAGATTTCACGCTATAAAAAAATCGCTTTCAGCCAAGCCTGTAACTGTTGAAGAGAAAGAACGTCGCTCAGCGATATTTGGTAAGCATGTGTTTAACGAAGACTCCATGCGCCAATATTTAACAAAAGATGCTTTTGCCGGAGTGATGAATGCTATACGATATGGTAAAAAAATTGATAGAGCTATAGCCGATCAGGTGTCTTCTTCAATGAAAGATTGGGCATTGTCAAAAGGGGTTACACATTACACACATTGGTTTCAGCCTTTAACGGGGACAACGGCCGAAAAACACGATGCTTTTTTTGAAACGATTGGTGATGGTATGGCCATTGAAAAATTTGGAGGCAGTCAATTGGTACAACAGGAACCGGATGCCTCAAGTTTCCCCAGTGGTGGTATTCGAAACACCTTTGAAGCGCGTGGTTATACGGCTTGGGACCCTACATCGCCAGCGTTTATTTATGGTACAACGCTTTGTATTCCTACCATTTTTGTGGCGTACACGGGCGAAGCTTTAGATTATAAAACACCTTTGTTAAGAGCGTTGCAGGCTGTAGACAGTGCTGCTACGGCGGTTTGTAAATATTTTGATAAAAACGTAAAAAAAGTAACCTCGTCATTAGGTTGGGAGCAGGAATACTTTTTAATCGATAAAACCTTGGCAGCGACTCGTCCGGATATTGCCTTAACAGGCCGTACATTATTGGGGCATTCCGCTGCCAAAGGACAACAGTTGGACGACCATTATTTTGGCTCTATTCCTAGCAGGGCTTTAAGTTATATGCGCGAGCTGGAAACCGAATGCATGCTTTTGGGCATTCCGGTAAAAACAAGACATAACGAAGTGGCACCAAACCAATTTGAATTGGCGCCTATTTTTGAAGAAGCTAACTTGGCAGTAGACCATAATTCGTTGCTCATGGATATTATGGGGCGTGTGGCATCGCGCCATAATTTTAAGGTGCTGTTTCACGAAAAACCATTTGCGGGCATCAATGGCTCGGGTAAACACAACAATTGGTCGTTATCCACAGATACCGGTGTTAATTTGTTGGCTCCCGGAAAAACACCGATGAGTAATTTGCAATTTTTAACCTTTTTTATAAATACCATAAAAGCGGTTAACAAGCACGAAGCACTATTAAGAGCTACCATTTCTTCGGCAAGTAACGACCACAGATTGGGCGCCAACGAAGCTCCTCCGGCTATTATATCTGTGTTTATTGGTGAACAATTAACCAAGGTTTTAGAAGAATTGGAAGGTGTTACCAAAGGTAAATTGTCACCTCAAGAGAAAACCGAATTAAAATTAAATGTAGTGGGGAAAATTCCGGATGTTTTGTTAGACAATACCGATAGAAACCGCACATCGCCATTTGCATTTACGGGTAATAAGTTTGAGTTTAGAGCCGTGGGTTCCACAGCTAATTGTGGCGACCCTATGACGGTTTTAAACACCATAGTAGCGAAGCAATTAAAAGATTTTAAAATGGAAGTTGATAAGCTGATCGATGAAAAAGGACTAAAAAAAGACGAAGCTATTTTTAATGTGTTGCGCGAATATATCAAAGCCTCAAAACGTATTTTGTTCGAAGGCAATGGCTATGGCGAAGCTTGGGAAAAAGAAGCCAAAAAAAGAGGGTTGAGCAATAATAAGACCACCCCAGAGGCATTAAAAGCCAAAATATCAAAAGACAGTATGGCCTTGTTTGAGGAAATGCAGGTTATGAGTAATATTGAGACCCAGGCACGTTACGAAATAGAGATTGAAGCTTATATTATGCACGTTCAAATTGAAGGACGGGTGTTGGGCGATATAGCTCGAAACCATATCGTTCCAACGGCGGTAAGGTATCAAAATACCTTAATTGAAAATGTAAAAGGGCTAAAAGAAATTTTTGATGATAAATTCAAAGAGGTTTCTAAAGAGCAGCTTAATTTAATCGAGCAAATATCAAATCATATAGAAAACATTAACGCCAATGTTACAAAAATGATTAACGAAAGAAAGAAAGCCAATGCCATTGAAGATGTAGAAAAGAAAGCGCAAGCTTATTGCTTTAAGGTAAAACCTTTGTTTGAAGATATCCGTTACCACTGTGATAAGTTGGAATTACTGGTGGACGATGAGATTTGGCCACTAACCAAATACCGGGAATTGCTGTTTACGAGGTAG